A window of Staphylococcus sp. 17KM0847 contains these coding sequences:
- the dprA gene encoding DNA-processing protein DprA gives MTQHQQMLLLIYAGFRTQQLRTLSSVITSTAITPQQLYKRLSQHPSFKSSSSFHTKLKTLKTLNIGTIEHQLKSERIQTLSLNDPLYPRRLKAIYDPPLILFCKGHLHYLNHPHILAIVGSRKHTQYTVKALDYLLPEFARAGLLIVSGLAHGADAYAHQYAIEYGCPTIGVLGFGHLYHYPKTTQILRNSVERYGVTVSEYPPHCPPARFQFPERNRIISGLSQGVLITEAKEKSGALITVDQALEQNRNVYVLPGDMFNPYTKGNLLRIQEGAEVVLSSRDILKDYSV, from the coding sequence ATAACCCAACATCAGCAAATGTTGTTGCTTATATACGCAGGGTTTAGGACGCAACAACTCAGGACGCTATCTTCTGTGATAACAAGCACAGCCATTACGCCACAACAGCTTTATAAACGCCTTTCACAGCATCCCTCGTTTAAAAGTTCCTCATCATTCCACACTAAACTTAAAACGCTCAAAACATTAAACATTGGGACCATTGAACATCAACTCAAATCAGAACGTATTCAAACATTAAGCCTAAATGATCCTTTATATCCACGACGACTCAAAGCGATTTATGATCCCCCTTTAATCCTTTTTTGTAAAGGTCATCTTCACTACTTAAATCATCCTCACATATTGGCAATCGTTGGTTCAAGAAAACATACACAATATACAGTGAAAGCATTGGATTACTTGCTGCCTGAATTTGCACGAGCAGGGCTATTAATCGTTTCAGGATTGGCGCATGGTGCAGATGCGTATGCACATCAATATGCAATAGAATATGGTTGTCCTACTATTGGTGTGTTAGGTTTCGGTCATTTATATCATTATCCCAAAACAACACAAATATTGCGCAATAGCGTAGAGCGCTACGGTGTAACAGTCAGTGAATATCCACCGCATTGCCCTCCCGCTCGATTTCAATTTCCAGAACGTAATCGCATTATCAGTGGATTGTCACAAGGTGTCTTAATCACAGAGGCAAAAGAAAAAAGTGGGGCGCTGATCACCGTAGATCAAGCACTTGAACAAAATCGCAATGTCTATGTACTACCGGGTGATATGTTTAACCCCTATACAAAAGGGAATTTGTTGAGAATTCAAGAAGGTGCAGAAGTCGTATTATCGAGTAGAGATATTTTAAAAGATTACAGCGTATAA